ATTTCATCAAGGTTGTCATGAAGCGAAACCTTGGATTGACTTCAAAACAAAAACTGCTTGGCCAGATTATTATTTCCGTTATTTTTTACTTCATTTTCAAGCAAAGTGAATTTTCAACAGTAATCAGCATCCCATTAACCGACATTTCTTTTGACCTAGGATGGGGATATGCCCTGTTCATTATTTTCTGGATGGTCGGGTTTTCAAATGCTGTTAACCTGACGGACGGGCTTGACGGGCTGGTTTCCGGAACAGCTGCTATTGCATTTGGTGCATTCGCTGTACTTGCCTGGAGCCAATCTCAATATGAGCTTTCCATTTTTTCAGTCGCGGTGGTTGGTGCTGTTTTAGGATTCCTTGTATTCAATGCACACCCTGCTAAAGTGTTCATGGGAGACACTGGTTCCCTCGCTCTTGGTGGTGCCATTGCAACTGTCGCGATCCTTGCGAAGCTTGAGATTATCCTGATCATCATTGGCGGCATTTTCGTGATTGAAACATTATCCGTTATCCTCCAGGTTATTTCTTTCAAAACTACCGGAAAGAGAATTTTCAGGATGAGTCCGCTTCACCACCATTATGAATTGATTGGCTGGTCAGAATGGCGTGTTGTAGTCACGTTCTGGACTGTGGGCCTTCTTTTCGCGATCCTTGGAATTTATATTGAGGTGTGGATTTAGATGAAAGATATCAAAACATATCAACATAAAAAAATACTTGTACTTGGCCTTGCCAAGAGTGGAGTCAGTGCAGCTGCTCTGCTACATAAATTAGGTGCTTTCGTAACAGTGAACGATAGCAAGCCTCTCTCTGAAAATCCTGAAGCGCAAGGATTGCTTGAGCAGGGAATCAAGGTTGTTTGTGGAAGCCATCCGATCGAATTGATGGACGAAGGTTTTGAACTGGTCGTCAAGAATCCGGGGATTCCATATTATAATCCTATGATTCTAAAAGCGATTGAAAAGGAAATTCCGATTATTACAGAGGTTGAACTGGCTTACCAGATTTCTGATGCACCGCTTGTTGGCATAACAGGGACTAACGGCAAGACAACTACTACAACACTAATATTCGAAATGCTTGAGGCAGGGAACAAGCAACCATTGATTGCTGGTAATATCGG
This window of the Mesobacillus jeotgali genome carries:
- the mraY gene encoding phospho-N-acetylmuramoyl-pentapeptide-transferase; amino-acid sequence: MLEQVIFFTILMGFLITVLLSPVFIPFLRRLKFGQSIREEGPKSHQKKTGTPTMGGVMILISITITTLVMTGKFSQPSVETYLLLFVTLGFGLLGFMDDFIKVVMKRNLGLTSKQKLLGQIIISVIFYFIFKQSEFSTVISIPLTDISFDLGWGYALFIIFWMVGFSNAVNLTDGLDGLVSGTAAIAFGAFAVLAWSQSQYELSIFSVAVVGAVLGFLVFNAHPAKVFMGDTGSLALGGAIATVAILAKLEIILIIIGGIFVIETLSVILQVISFKTTGKRIFRMSPLHHHYELIGWSEWRVVVTFWTVGLLFAILGIYIEVWI